The DNA sequence AAGAAGCAGTATCAAAGATGCAAAAAGCCGGAATAATATCCGGAAAGCCCAACAACATCTTTGATCCTAAAGGCAGTGCAACAAGGGCAGAAGCATCCAAGATGATCGCAGTATTATTGCAGATTATTAGATAGAAGTGAACGCTATAACAAAATTTAACAGTTACTAACAATTATAATAAGAAGGGGCAGAGATTCCATTTGCCTCTTCTTTTATATATTTTAGATAAGTAAACCAAGCTAATATCAATAGGAAACAAATCATTAAATAATATAGAAATATTTAGAAGAAGAGATGCCCTGGAAGAAATAAAATGATAAAAGAGAATATCGAATAACCAAAATTTTACTTAATAATTTTTGTTTAACTTAAGGCTTATAGGGTATTAAATATAAAAGAAATGCTTAGAGAAAGCATATTAATGAAGGAGGATAATAAATGGTTAGGAAAGTTATATTTTATGAGTGTAAGGTTTGTGGCAATTTAGTAGGACTGATCAGAGAAGGGGGCGGGGAACTTGTATGTTGCGGCCAGCCAATGACAAAATTAGAGCCTAATACATTTGACGCCTCAAAAGAAAAACATGTACCTGTTGCTGTAAGAAAAGATGGAAAGATCTATGTAGAAGTAGGATCTGTCGAGCATCCTATGACTGATGCACATTATATTGAGTGGATTGCTGTAGTGACTGACAGAAGTACTGAGAAAAAAGTCCTAAAACCAGGAGAAGCTCCTAAAGCTGAATTCTGTGATGCAGAAGATGCTGAAGTATATGCATACTGCAACCTCCATGGACTTTGGAAAGCTCCTGTCAAATAACAAGTAATTTGATAGCTTTAGTAATATGAAATTATCCAAATAATGCTAATGTGAAATTATAAAGGGTAGCTCAGTGAAGAACTACCCTTTTATTTTCAGTGAAGAACTACTCATTTATTTATTGTGTAATTCATCCCATGCTCTACGCGCGGCAGAAATCATTTCTTCAATCATTGCGGCAGGATCTTTTGCTTTCATTATTCCGCTGGTAGAACCAGTTGCATCTGCTCCGGCTTTTATTATGTTATATACATCCTGTCCATTGCTTATTCCGGCTCCCTGCAAAACATATATATCAGGATTGACAGAACGTACAGCTTCTATTGACTTTTTCACGTAATCCATGTCGCTTATTTGACCTGTACCAATTAATTCTGGCGGTTCTGCAACAATAATGTTGGGAGCAAGATGTGCTATAGCGGCTGCTTCTTCAATAGTATCAGCACAAACTATGGTTGCCAGTCCGACCTCATCAGCACGTTTTATAGCCTTGTTCAACTCAGCCAGAGAGAGACGTTTTTCAGCATGATTCAACATTACACCAACAGCGCCGGCAGCCTTAACTGCTTCAGGAAGTACAGAACCCAAGCCTCTTCCGACTGTTATAGGGTCCATATGTTGGGCGAAAACCAATAAATGACTGGTTTCCCT is a window from the Clostridiaceae bacterium genome containing:
- a CDS encoding S-layer homology domain-containing protein; the encoded protein is EAVSKMQKAGIISGKPNNIFDPKGSATRAEASKMIAVLLQIIR
- a CDS encoding triosephosphate isomerase translates to MLKNFKIKPPFFEIGPKAYMYGKELLELAKVADRVSAKYDVQIIFTPQYTDIPAIARETSHLLVFAQHMDPITVGRGLGSVLPEAVKAAGAVGVMLNHAEKRLSLAELNKAIKRADEVGLATIVCADTIEEAAAIAHLAPNIIVAEPPELIGTGQISDMDYVKKSIEAVRSVNPDIYVLQGAGISNGQDVYNIIKAGADATGSTSGIMKAKDPAAMIEEMISAARRAWDELHNK
- a CDS encoding desulfoferrodoxin — translated: MVRKVIFYECKVCGNLVGLIREGGGELVCCGQPMTKLEPNTFDASKEKHVPVAVRKDGKIYVEVGSVEHPMTDAHYIEWIAVVTDRSTEKKVLKPGEAPKAEFCDAEDAEVYAYCNLHGLWKAPVK